A region of Nocardioides sp. JS614 DNA encodes the following proteins:
- a CDS encoding ATP-binding protein: protein MSSAHATADAGRPDPRSAAVPYGGRRATRDTQEPILGGVAAGLARHLGFPVLWVRAGFVLGAFLGGFGVAFYAGLWWLLPSDAHFETGAPGIESATRGGRRPGRIRRLGDIGPAIALAALGLGAILLLEAVLGRGAIFWPMTIAVVGIALLWRQADEAQRERWLDSTGRIDPVRVVFGPGGWASYARVGLGVLLIVLAVFLYSVRGGSIGMARDVTVAALLSIVGLAIVIGPWIYRLAADLSDERAERVRTQERADVAAHLHDSVLQTLALIQKNADDATAVARLARAQERDLRSWLYAGDSTDERTVASALRGVAARVEDEYGVSVDVVTVGDCDFDEALRPVVNATGEAVTNAAKHAGTGKVDVYAEVTETAVDVFVRDRGRGFDPAMVPTDRYGVRRSIVDRMQRHGGTAEIRSVPGEGTEVRLHLSRQSRQEENDE from the coding sequence ATGAGCAGCGCACACGCCACCGCCGACGCCGGCCGGCCCGACCCGCGATCGGCGGCGGTCCCGTACGGCGGCCGGCGGGCGACCCGGGACACCCAGGAGCCGATCCTCGGCGGGGTCGCGGCGGGCCTGGCCAGGCACCTCGGCTTCCCGGTCCTCTGGGTGCGCGCCGGCTTCGTGCTGGGGGCGTTCCTGGGCGGCTTCGGGGTGGCGTTCTACGCCGGCCTGTGGTGGCTGCTCCCCTCGGACGCCCACTTCGAGACCGGCGCTCCCGGCATCGAGAGCGCCACCCGTGGCGGCCGCCGCCCCGGTCGGATCCGGCGGCTCGGCGACATCGGGCCGGCGATCGCGCTGGCGGCGCTCGGCCTGGGCGCGATCCTGCTGCTCGAGGCGGTGCTGGGTCGCGGGGCGATCTTCTGGCCGATGACGATCGCCGTCGTCGGCATCGCCCTGCTCTGGCGGCAGGCCGACGAGGCGCAGCGCGAGCGCTGGCTCGACAGCACCGGCCGGATCGACCCGGTGCGGGTCGTGTTCGGGCCCGGCGGCTGGGCGTCGTACGCCCGCGTCGGCCTCGGCGTGCTCCTCATCGTGCTGGCGGTCTTCCTCTACTCGGTGCGCGGCGGCTCCATCGGGATGGCGCGCGACGTCACGGTCGCCGCGCTGCTCAGCATCGTCGGCCTCGCGATCGTGATCGGGCCGTGGATCTACCGGCTCGCCGCCGACCTCAGCGACGAGCGCGCCGAGCGGGTGCGCACCCAGGAGCGGGCCGACGTCGCCGCCCACCTGCACGACTCGGTCCTGCAGACGCTTGCCCTGATCCAGAAGAACGCCGACGACGCCACCGCGGTCGCCCGCCTGGCCCGCGCCCAGGAGCGCGACCTGCGGTCCTGGCTCTACGCCGGTGACTCCACCGACGAGCGCACCGTCGCCAGCGCGCTACGCGGCGTCGCCGCGCGCGTCGAGGACGAGTACGGCGTGTCCGTCGATGTCGTGACCGTCGGCGACTGTGACTTCGACGAGGCGCTGCGGCCGGTCGTGAACGCGACCGGCGAGGCGGTGACGAACGCCGCCAAGCACGCGGGCACCGGCAAGGTGGACGTCTACGCGGAGGTCACCGAGACGGCGGTGGACGTCTTCGTCCGCGACCGCGGCCGCGGCTTCGATCCTGCGATGGTGCCCACCGACCGGTACGGCGTGCGCCGCAGCATCGTCGACCGGATGCAGCGTCACGGAGGCACGGCCGAGATCCGGTCGGTGCCCGGTGAGGGGACCGAGGTGCGCCTGCACCTGTCCCGGCAGTCGCGACAGGAGGAGAACGATGAGTGA
- a CDS encoding PspC domain-containing protein, with the protein MTTTPPEAPSDPQSPHPTGSTGPRVDRDQVRDLGRLRRSVTDRKVAGVAGGLGRHLDIDPLILRVAFVVLVFFGGAGLILYGACWLLVPEDGAVRAPFNLDERSRTVALVIVGVIAALALIGDSWGAFWFPWPLAIVALVVLWLLTRNNPPHPVPPVAPVPPSEPHAQTYAQTYAQTYHQPAPPPAQPTYYSPPPAYVPPATYVPRPPNPRKRGPILFWFTLALIVLAEGVLGMIDLAGVGFADAAYPALAVGISGLMLVVGAFFGRAGGIIALGLLATVVLTGATAADRWDGDKVLETPPTAAAVDDRYWLGVGEQVIDLREVADLQRLDGRTIEVEGGVGHIEVILPVGLAATVRADVDGPGNIKVFDLERGGIDTTLNSYDGSQLDPAITIDAQLGVGQIEVHR; encoded by the coding sequence ATGACCACCACACCGCCCGAAGCACCATCGGACCCGCAGTCACCGCACCCCACCGGGAGCACCGGGCCGCGCGTCGACCGCGACCAGGTCCGCGACCTCGGCCGCCTGCGCCGCTCCGTCACCGACCGCAAGGTCGCGGGCGTGGCCGGTGGCCTCGGGCGGCACCTGGACATCGACCCGCTGATCCTGCGGGTGGCGTTCGTCGTGCTCGTGTTCTTCGGCGGCGCCGGCCTGATCCTGTACGGCGCCTGCTGGCTGCTCGTCCCGGAGGACGGGGCCGTCCGGGCGCCGTTCAACCTCGACGAGCGCAGCCGGACCGTCGCGCTGGTCATCGTCGGCGTGATCGCCGCCCTCGCCCTGATCGGCGACTCCTGGGGCGCCTTCTGGTTCCCGTGGCCGCTCGCGATCGTGGCGCTGGTCGTGCTGTGGCTGCTGACCCGCAACAACCCGCCGCATCCGGTGCCCCCGGTTGCGCCGGTCCCGCCGTCCGAGCCTCACGCCCAGACGTACGCCCAGACGTACGCCCAGACCTACCACCAGCCGGCACCGCCTCCGGCCCAGCCGACGTACTACAGCCCGCCGCCGGCGTACGTGCCGCCCGCGACGTACGTGCCGCGGCCGCCGAACCCGCGCAAGCGCGGCCCGATCCTGTTCTGGTTCACGCTCGCGCTGATCGTGCTGGCCGAGGGCGTCCTCGGCATGATCGACCTCGCCGGCGTGGGCTTCGCGGACGCGGCGTACCCCGCGCTCGCCGTGGGGATCTCCGGGCTGATGCTGGTGGTCGGTGCGTTCTTCGGCCGGGCCGGCGGCATCATCGCGCTCGGCCTCCTGGCCACGGTCGTGCTGACCGGTGCGACCGCTGCAGACCGGTGGGACGGCGACAAGGTCCTCGAGACCCCGCCGACCGCGGCGGCCGTGGACGACCGCTACTGGCTGGGCGTCGGCGAGCAGGTCATCGACCTGCGCGAGGTCGCCGACCTCCAGCGGCTCGACGGCCGCACGATCGAGGTCGAGGGCGGCGTCGGGCACATCGAGGTGATCCTCCCCGTCGGCCTGGCCGCCACCGTCCGGGCCGACGTCGACGGCCCCGGCAACATCAAGGTCTTCGACCTCGAGCGCGGCGGGATCGACACCACCCTGAACTCCTACGACGGGTCGCAGCTCGACCCGGCGATCACCATCGACGCCCAGCTCGGCGTCGGACAGATCGAGGTGCACCGATGA
- a CDS encoding methyl-accepting chemotaxis protein produces the protein MNSPVTLTVGRRLAAIVGIGVVAGAVVGGSALLNLRAVDRDAEVIGKYQDARAYLYHLDTRSAELKVDGLKAVAYPDNEAIAQDVVDDIATIDEIVGDIDALGLSITTPEFRQAWTDYETAIGDFVDSAIANQSAARVNVEDVQTANDAMDVLLSAAIEKVDADTAAKESAADSARGRAATLLVAVGIVGMIVMSVIAWLIGRSITVPLRRSVDVLKGFAEGDLTQRAEERSTAELGELECALNASIDSVGGIISTVVGSADAVAAASEELSASSQQIAAGAEETSVQAGVVSGAAEEVSRNVQTVAAGSEQMGASIREIAQSANEAARVASQAVSMVESTNETVGKLGASSQEIGNVVKVITSIAEQTNLLALNATIEAARAGEAGKGFAVVANEVKELAQETARATEDIARRVEAIQADTGGAVDAIGQISAIIASINDYQLTIASAVEEQTATTNEMSRNVAEASTGSGEIAANISGVAAAADTTTQAVNQTLTAIQELARMSQDLRSEVTRFRR, from the coding sequence ATGAACTCTCCTGTCACCCTGACCGTCGGTCGTCGCCTGGCCGCGATCGTCGGCATCGGCGTCGTCGCCGGCGCGGTCGTCGGCGGCTCGGCACTCCTCAACCTCCGTGCGGTCGACCGGGATGCCGAGGTGATCGGGAAGTACCAAGACGCCCGGGCGTACCTGTACCACCTGGACACGCGCTCCGCCGAGCTCAAGGTCGACGGCCTCAAGGCCGTCGCCTACCCCGACAACGAGGCGATCGCGCAGGACGTCGTGGACGACATCGCGACGATCGACGAGATCGTGGGCGACATCGACGCGCTGGGGCTGTCGATCACGACTCCGGAGTTCCGCCAGGCCTGGACCGACTACGAGACCGCGATCGGCGACTTCGTGGACTCCGCGATCGCGAACCAGAGCGCGGCGCGCGTCAACGTCGAGGACGTGCAGACGGCCAACGACGCGATGGACGTGCTGCTCTCCGCCGCCATCGAGAAGGTCGACGCGGACACGGCCGCCAAGGAGTCGGCCGCGGACTCGGCCCGCGGCCGTGCGGCCACGCTGCTGGTCGCCGTCGGCATCGTCGGGATGATCGTGATGTCGGTGATCGCCTGGCTGATCGGGCGCTCGATCACCGTGCCGCTGCGGCGCAGCGTCGACGTGCTGAAGGGCTTCGCCGAGGGCGACCTGACGCAGCGCGCCGAGGAGAGGTCCACCGCCGAGCTCGGTGAGCTCGAGTGCGCGCTGAACGCCTCCATCGACTCGGTCGGCGGCATCATCAGCACCGTGGTGGGGTCGGCGGATGCGGTGGCGGCTGCGTCGGAGGAGTTGTCGGCGTCGTCGCAGCAGATTGCTGCGGGTGCGGAGGAGACCTCGGTGCAGGCCGGTGTGGTGTCTGGTGCTGCGGAGGAGGTCTCGCGCAACGTGCAGACGGTGGCTGCTGGTTCGGAGCAGATGGGGGCGTCGATCCGGGAGATCGCGCAGTCGGCGAACGAGGCGGCGCGGGTGGCGTCGCAGGCGGTGTCGATGGTGGAGTCGACGAACGAGACGGTGGGCAAGCTGGGGGCGTCGAGCCAGGAGATCGGGAACGTGGTCAAGGTGATCACCTCGATCGCGGAGCAGACGAACCTGTTGGCGTTGAACGCGACGATCGAGGCGGCTCGTGCCGGTGAGGCGGGCAAGGGGTTCGCGGTGGTGGCCAACGAGGTCAAGGAGCTGGCGCAGGAGACGGCGCGGGCGACCGAGGACATCGCGCGTCGGGTGGAGGCGATCCAGGCCGATACCGGTGGTGCGGTGGATGCGATCGGGCAGATCTCGGCGATCATCGCCTCGATCAACGACTACCAGCTGACGATCGCGTCGGCGGTGGAGGAGCAGACCGCGACGACGAACGAGATGTCGCGCAATGTCGCGGAGGCCTCGACGGGCTCGGGTGAGATCGCGGCGAACATCTCCGGCGTCGCCGCCGCCGCCGACACCACGACGCAGGCGGTCAACCAGACCCTCACCGCGATCCAGGAGCTGGCCCGGATGTCCCAGGACCTGCGCTCCGAGGTCACCCGCTTCCGCCGCTGA
- a CDS encoding response regulator: MSEQHPASRAGGPAAIVIVDDHAMFRRGVRAELESAGRGLVRVLAEAADVDEAVAAVSTHRPDVVLLDVHLPGGGGAEVMRRVTASHASPDTRYLALSVSDAAEDVIGTIRGGARGYVTKTITGPELVQAIGRVAEGDAVFSPRLAGFVLDAFSGSIDVAAVDEDLDRLTEREREVMRLIARGYAYKEVAKELFISIKTVETHMSSVLRKLQLSSRHELTRWASDRRLL; the protein is encoded by the coding sequence ATGAGTGAGCAGCACCCGGCGTCCCGCGCCGGGGGACCGGCGGCGATCGTGATCGTCGACGACCACGCCATGTTCCGGCGCGGAGTGCGCGCCGAGCTCGAGAGCGCCGGCCGCGGGCTGGTCCGGGTGCTCGCCGAGGCCGCCGACGTGGACGAGGCGGTGGCGGCGGTCTCGACCCACCGCCCCGACGTGGTGCTGCTCGACGTCCACCTGCCCGGGGGCGGTGGGGCCGAGGTGATGCGCAGGGTGACGGCCTCGCACGCCTCCCCGGACACCCGCTACCTCGCCCTGTCGGTCAGCGATGCCGCCGAGGACGTCATCGGGACCATCCGCGGCGGGGCGCGCGGCTACGTCACCAAGACCATCACCGGTCCCGAGCTGGTCCAGGCGATCGGCCGGGTCGCCGAGGGCGACGCCGTCTTCTCGCCCCGGCTGGCCGGCTTCGTCCTGGACGCGTTCTCCGGCTCGATCGACGTCGCCGCGGTGGACGAGGACCTCGACCGGCTCACCGAGCGCGAGCGGGAGGTGATGCGCCTGATCGCCCGCGGCTACGCCTACAAGGAGGTCGCGAAGGAGCTGTTCATCTCGATCAAGACCGTCGAGACCCACATGTCCAGCGTGCTGCGCAAGCTCCAGCTCTCCTCGCGCCACGAGCTCACCCGCTGGGCCTCCGACCGCCGGCTGCTCTAG
- a CDS encoding chemotaxis protein CheW — protein MEEIDEIVQEFLVESHENLDQLDRDLVALEREPGSRDLLGSIFRTIHTIKGTSGFLAFGNLESVTHVGENLLARLRDGKQSMTPQTTDVLLAMVDKVRELLAVIEDCGTEGDIDVTEVVERITAVLEGNAAPTPIAELLPEPEAAVEVEAEVAAEPVPTPTPTATAVEATEEVSSTRRNVAESSIRVDVELLDTLMRLVGELVLTRNQIVRQAGDQDDLDLTRSAQRLNLIATELQEGVMKTRMQPIDHLWSKLPRVVRDLGAACGKSVTLAMVGRETELDRSLLESVKDPLTHLVRNAVDHGLEDPAGRIAAGKPAEGVLTLRAYHEGGQVVVEVCDDGAGIDADRIAEKALASGLRTTAQLAQMSPADILQLIFLPGFSTAQSVTNVSGRGVGMDVVKTNIEAIGGTIEVESVVGRGTTCRLRIPLTLAIVPALTVECAGDRYAIPQVSLLELVALDADRAATAVEDVNGASVYRLRGALLPLVRLTDVLGVESDRSDGHVLIAVLQAEGKRFGLVIDRVLSTEEIVVKPLTSRLKSLGTYSGATILGDGRVALILDVQALARRALTAEALERGAAGTAAEETKTSREHLRMLVAGIGGGRRVAIPLSSVTRLENIAASTVEVVGSREVVQYRGAILPLLRLDRHLGAISERAGDDLVVVVYSAGARSVAIVVDEIIDIVDEESEVHSDIDDHGLVGSTLIRDRIVEVLDVRAAILAADPKFYSDSDVEIDLRDELQEAV, from the coding sequence GTGGAAGAGATCGACGAGATCGTCCAGGAGTTCCTCGTGGAGAGCCACGAGAACCTCGACCAGCTCGATCGCGACCTGGTCGCGCTCGAGAGGGAGCCCGGGTCCCGTGACCTGCTGGGCAGCATCTTCAGGACCATCCACACCATCAAGGGGACCAGCGGGTTCCTGGCGTTCGGCAACCTCGAGTCGGTGACCCACGTCGGGGAGAACCTCCTCGCCCGTCTGCGCGACGGCAAGCAGTCGATGACCCCGCAGACCACCGACGTGCTGCTCGCGATGGTCGACAAGGTGCGCGAGCTCCTGGCAGTGATCGAGGACTGCGGCACCGAGGGCGACATCGACGTCACCGAGGTCGTGGAGCGGATCACCGCGGTGCTCGAGGGCAACGCCGCCCCGACCCCCATCGCCGAGCTGCTGCCCGAGCCCGAGGCCGCGGTGGAGGTCGAGGCCGAGGTCGCCGCCGAGCCGGTGCCCACCCCCACGCCCACTGCCACGGCCGTCGAGGCGACCGAGGAGGTCTCGTCGACCCGCCGGAACGTCGCCGAGTCCTCGATCCGCGTCGACGTCGAGCTGCTCGACACCCTGATGCGCCTGGTCGGTGAGCTGGTGCTCACCCGCAACCAGATCGTGCGGCAGGCCGGCGACCAGGACGACCTCGACCTGACCCGGTCGGCCCAGCGCCTCAACCTGATCGCGACCGAGCTGCAGGAGGGAGTCATGAAGACCCGCATGCAGCCGATCGATCATCTCTGGTCGAAGCTGCCGCGCGTCGTGCGCGACCTCGGCGCGGCCTGCGGCAAGAGCGTCACCCTGGCCATGGTGGGCCGGGAGACCGAGCTCGACCGCTCGCTCCTGGAGTCCGTCAAGGACCCGCTGACCCACCTGGTCCGCAACGCGGTCGACCACGGCCTCGAGGACCCCGCGGGCCGGATCGCAGCCGGGAAGCCCGCTGAGGGCGTGCTGACCCTGCGCGCCTACCACGAGGGCGGCCAGGTGGTCGTCGAGGTCTGCGACGACGGAGCGGGCATCGACGCCGACCGGATCGCCGAGAAGGCGCTGGCCAGCGGCCTGCGCACCACCGCCCAGCTCGCTCAGATGTCGCCCGCCGACATCCTCCAGCTGATCTTCCTCCCCGGGTTCTCGACCGCGCAGTCGGTCACGAACGTCTCCGGGCGCGGCGTCGGCATGGACGTCGTGAAGACCAACATCGAGGCCATCGGCGGGACCATCGAGGTCGAGTCCGTCGTCGGCCGGGGCACCACCTGCCGGCTGCGGATCCCCCTGACGCTGGCGATCGTGCCGGCGCTCACCGTGGAGTGTGCGGGCGACCGGTATGCGATCCCACAGGTCAGCCTGCTGGAGCTGGTCGCGCTGGACGCCGACCGGGCCGCCACTGCGGTCGAGGACGTCAACGGCGCGTCCGTCTACCGCCTGCGCGGCGCCCTGCTCCCGCTGGTCCGCCTCACCGACGTCCTCGGTGTCGAGTCCGACCGGTCCGACGGGCACGTGCTCATCGCGGTGCTCCAGGCCGAGGGCAAGCGCTTCGGCCTGGTCATCGACCGGGTGCTCAGCACCGAGGAGATCGTGGTCAAGCCGCTGACCTCCCGGCTGAAGTCGCTGGGGACCTACTCCGGCGCGACCATCCTCGGTGACGGCCGGGTGGCCCTGATCCTCGACGTCCAGGCGCTCGCCCGACGGGCGCTCACCGCCGAGGCCCTCGAGCGCGGCGCCGCCGGCACCGCCGCCGAGGAGACCAAGACGTCCCGGGAGCACCTGCGGATGCTGGTCGCCGGCATCGGTGGCGGCCGCCGCGTCGCGATCCCGCTCTCCTCGGTCACCCGCCTCGAGAACATCGCGGCCAGCACGGTCGAGGTGGTGGGCAGCCGCGAGGTCGTCCAGTACCGCGGCGCGATCCTGCCGCTGCTGCGGCTGGACCGGCACCTCGGCGCGATCAGCGAGCGCGCCGGCGACGACCTGGTGGTCGTCGTCTACTCGGCCGGCGCACGCAGCGTCGCGATCGTGGTCGACGAGATCATCGACATCGTCGACGAGGAGTCCGAGGTCCACAGCGACATCGACGACCACGGCCTGGTCGGCTCCACGCTGATCCGCGACCGGATCGTCGAGGTCCTCGACGTACGCGCGGCGATCCTCGCCGCCGACCCGAAGTTCTACTCCGACTCGGACGTCGAGATCGATCTCCGCGACGAGCTCCAGGAGGCGGTGTGA
- a CDS encoding chemotaxis protein CheW: MSTRMVTFTLDGHLYGVDVEAVQEVLRGQTRTRIPLSPVTLAGLINLRGQVLSAIDLRALLDLPDRDGDTEPMLVVIRVAGEPVALMVDTIGSVVDVDDDQFEPPPDTLVGVSRDLLLGAYKLEGELLLALDVDRAVAA, from the coding sequence GTGAGCACCCGGATGGTGACCTTCACCCTCGACGGACACCTGTACGGCGTCGACGTCGAGGCGGTTCAGGAGGTCCTGCGAGGACAGACCCGGACGCGGATCCCGCTGTCCCCGGTCACCCTCGCCGGCCTGATCAACCTGCGTGGCCAGGTGCTCAGCGCGATCGACCTGCGCGCGCTGCTGGACCTGCCGGACCGAGATGGCGACACCGAGCCGATGCTCGTGGTGATCCGGGTGGCGGGCGAGCCCGTCGCCCTGATGGTCGACACGATCGGCTCCGTCGTCGACGTCGACGACGACCAGTTCGAGCCGCCGCCGGACACGCTCGTCGGCGTCTCGCGCGATCTTCTTCTCGGGGCGTACAAGCTCGAGGGCGAGCTCCTGCTGGCCCTCGACGTCGACCGCGCCGTCGCGGCCTGA